TTTCTTCGCTGATAATTCCAGAACAAAGCGTGTAGCCGTTAAGCCCCACCATAAAATTCAGCATGGTAGCACGGTCATTCGCCTTGATCGTCTTGTGATATTCATTTGTACTCAATATTTCTTCGGCGAAATAGTAATTTCCGCTTTCGCCCTGTTCAAACGAAAGGCACGGGTACTGCGAAAGGTCTTCAAGAGTGACATACTGCTTGGATGCCAGGGGATTATTTTTCCACATGTAGGCATAAGCGTTGCAGACAATCAGCTTCTGAAAAACAAGATCGTTTTCCTTGAGTAGATAAGTAATGTATTTCCGGTTAAAATCACTCAGATAGATAATTCCGATTTCACTGCGAAGGCTTATCACATCATCGATGACTTCTTTAGTCTTTGTTTCACGGAGCGCAAAGTCGTAATCATCGATATTGTAGCTTTTGACCATATTCATAAAGGACTTGACAGCAAAGGAATAGTGTTGCGTCGAAACAGCGAATCTTTTCTTCTTCTGTTCTTCCTTGCCATAGCGCTTTACAACCGATTTGAAATGGTTTATGAGCTCATTTGCGCGAGCTACAAATTCCTCGCCTTCGGGCGTGAGCGTCACGCCGCGATTCGTGCGGTTGAAAATGATAATGCCAATTTCTTTTTCCAGATCCTGGATTGCCGTTGTCAGCGATGGCTGCGATATGAACAGCATCTCGGCAGCCTTGCTGAACGAGCCCGTATTGGCAATCCCGACGGCATAACGCAATTGCTGAAAAGTCAAAGTCTTTTTATAGTCCATGTAAAGCACCCCAATAGCGGGCAAAAAATATAGAACGCGTTTGTCGCTGCGTCTAATACAATTTTTTTAGGACTTTCTATAGATTTAGACTATACTTTCCCTTATTTTTAGGGCTCTTTGAGCAATCTTATTGCGATATAAGTTTATTTTAGCAATTGCGTCAGCAACCGGGAGACCGATATCGAACGCACGGACATTAAAGCGCGCCAAAGCCTGGATTGCCTGCGGGCCAATCTGCGAGCAAAGAACGTAATCCAGATCGGATAGATTCCTTGCTGCCGTAAGCATCGACAAATGTTCCATATCGCGCTGGCCACAAGTGCCGTCCCCGCACGTTCCGTCACAATGTTCCGGCTTTACGCGAACTTCGATCTTTTCAAATTTTCCGCTCGCATCATCGACTTCATAAATATCAAATGCGGCAGCATGCCCAAAGTGAACATTGACATTCACACCATCGTTTGTGGCTACTGCGATTTTATATTTAGCCATGAGAGAAGGTCTCCTTTACACGGATACGGTCCATGTAGATTTGCGCACCGATATCGTAAACGCCGGGAACGCCTACGGCATCGGCACGGCAGTGGGAGCAATGTTTGAAGACGTTAATAAATACGCCCGCTTCTTCCTGAGCGATTGCAAGCGCCTTTGCACTCGGGGCGGGCAAATCCTTGAATCCGTTTTGCGGAATGAGCGGAATGATATTGTAGATGATTGCACCGGCTTCGCGGACGGTGGCTGCAACGTCTTCGATGTGCTTGTCATTGATACCCGGGCAAAGCACGGTATTTACCTTCACGAGTGTCCCGCTGGCGGCAACCTTGCGGATACCTTCCAGTTGGTTGTGAATAAGGATTTTGGCCGCTTCGACACCTGTATAGGTCTTGCCGTGGTAAAAAATCCTAGCGTTGATCATCGCCTCGATTTCAGGATCCACGGCATTCACCGTGACGGTAAGGGTATCAATTCCAACTTCAATGACTTCAT
Above is a genomic segment from uncultured Fibrobacter sp. containing:
- a CDS encoding radical SAM protein, encoding MAINQETVFREHPCFGACKNRKGRIHLPVAPGCNIECRFCDRRINEDAQVPGNTSKVIKPEEACGYIRKALEYVPELTTVGIAGPGDTLATPFALDTFRLVKKEFPNLIRCMSTNGLLLNDRADEVIEVGIDTLTVTVNAVDPEIEAMINARIFYHGKTYTGVEAAKILIHNQLEGIRKVAASGTLVKVNTVLCPGINDKHIEDVAATVREAGAIIYNIIPLIPQNGFKDLPAPSAKALAIAQEEAGVFINVFKHCSHCRADAVGVPGVYDIGAQIYMDRIRVKETFSHG
- a CDS encoding LysR family transcriptional regulator; its protein translation is MTFQQLRYAVGIANTGSFSKAAEMLFISQPSLTTAIQDLEKEIGIIIFNRTNRGVTLTPEGEEFVARANELINHFKSVVKRYGKEEQKKKRFAVSTQHYSFAVKSFMNMVKSYNIDDYDFALRETKTKEVIDDVISLRSEIGIIYLSDFNRKYITYLLKENDLVFQKLIVCNAYAYMWKNNPLASKQYVTLEDLSQYPCLSFEQGESGNYYFAEEILSTNEYHKTIKANDRATMLNFMVGLNGYTLCSGIISEEINGSDYVAVPFKDDNGENDRNMEIGYIVKKNFMLSTICRIYIREMEEYLKAYTAERNILS
- a CDS encoding NifB/NifX family molybdenum-iron cluster-binding protein produces the protein MAKYKIAVATNDGVNVNVHFGHAAAFDIYEVDDASGKFEKIEVRVKPEHCDGTCGDGTCGQRDMEHLSMLTAARNLSDLDYVLCSQIGPQAIQALARFNVRAFDIGLPVADAIAKINLYRNKIAQRALKIRESIV